The following proteins come from a genomic window of Gordonia westfalica:
- a CDS encoding YihY/virulence factor BrkB family protein → MTSPVVAVHPNPSSAVTAPLDTPTRKQRRPAPLAGDTDVPGDTAPASRDVAIVPEKTPPTEKLRKPEGTDDPVPASRPDAAPGPDDADDEPGPPVLPNIHRVVWRTIVKSWDDGIIGWAAQAAFWQALSLPPLLLGLLGSVGYVAGWFGPGTVDIVYDRIIEFAQRTFTETVVDDLITPTVDSVLGRGRIGLMSVGFILSLWAGSSAMSCFIASIAKAHDQHEVRHPVWQRFFALFLYVGFLCVAVFLLPLVALGPNYLRAIVPESWGSFVTTLIDYGYFPFVTVLLLFVLTTLYHLALPNPLPWHRLIGGAIVAGVFFWVASYVLRIYLTKITEAGVSYGALATPIAFLLFTFSLGFGIVIGAEFNAAVQQFWPAKASTTTQVRHWVNSQTSDITGQLKTIPDRLSSGPIRRPTRDRESD, encoded by the coding sequence GTGACGTCGCCGGTGGTTGCCGTGCATCCGAATCCGTCGAGCGCGGTGACCGCTCCGCTCGACACCCCCACCCGGAAGCAGCGCCGGCCGGCACCTCTCGCCGGGGACACCGACGTACCCGGCGACACCGCGCCCGCCTCACGCGACGTCGCGATCGTGCCGGAGAAGACCCCGCCGACGGAGAAGCTCCGCAAGCCCGAAGGCACCGACGATCCGGTCCCGGCGAGCCGGCCCGACGCGGCGCCCGGCCCGGACGACGCCGACGACGAACCGGGGCCGCCGGTACTGCCCAACATCCACCGGGTGGTGTGGCGCACGATCGTGAAGTCCTGGGACGACGGGATCATCGGCTGGGCAGCCCAGGCCGCGTTCTGGCAGGCGCTCTCGCTGCCGCCCCTGCTGCTCGGGCTCCTCGGCTCCGTGGGTTACGTCGCGGGCTGGTTCGGCCCGGGCACCGTCGACATCGTCTACGACCGCATCATCGAGTTCGCGCAGCGCACGTTCACCGAGACCGTCGTCGACGACCTGATCACCCCGACCGTGGACAGCGTCCTGGGACGGGGTCGGATCGGGCTGATGTCGGTGGGCTTCATCCTGTCGCTGTGGGCCGGTTCGTCGGCGATGTCGTGTTTCATCGCCTCGATCGCCAAGGCCCACGACCAGCACGAGGTCCGGCATCCGGTGTGGCAGAGGTTCTTCGCGCTGTTCCTCTACGTCGGCTTCCTGTGCGTCGCGGTGTTCCTGCTGCCGCTGGTCGCACTCGGACCGAACTACCTGCGGGCGATCGTCCCGGAGTCGTGGGGGTCCTTCGTGACCACGCTCATCGACTACGGCTACTTCCCGTTCGTCACGGTGCTGCTGTTGTTCGTGCTGACGACGCTCTACCACCTGGCGCTGCCCAATCCGCTGCCGTGGCACCGGCTCATCGGCGGCGCGATCGTCGCGGGCGTGTTCTTCTGGGTCGCCAGCTACGTGCTGCGCATCTACCTGACGAAGATCACCGAGGCCGGCGTGTCCTACGGTGCGCTGGCCACGCCGATCGCCTTCCTGCTGTTCACGTTCTCGCTCGGCTTCGGCATCGTGATCGGCGCCGAGTTCAACGCCGCGGTGCAACAGTTCTGGCCGGCCAAGGCGTCCACGACGACCCAGGTCCGGCACTGGGTCAACTCGCAGACCTCGGACATCACCGGTCAGCTCAAGACGATCCCCGACCGGCTGTCGTCGGGACCGATCCGACGGCCCACGCGTGACCGCGAGAGCGACTGA
- a CDS encoding bifunctional GNAT family N-acetyltransferase/acetate--CoA ligase family protein, whose translation MTDQDVSSTPERSTTSERSTTPEQPTAPGALADQPEPRSAWDYPRHWIADVLASDGGVVHLRPIVPDDADRIVAFHSKLSERTRYMRYFGPTPTLPPREVARMTTVDHQQRVAIVAVLGGEIIAVGIYEGLAFDGKPESAEVAFVVADEHQGRGLGPILLEHLAGAAAENGFTRFEAEVLSENPNMVAVFRDAGYQLARSFDGSTVHVEFLIDPTEALLSVRNARENASEARSVANLLRPTSVAVIGASTDPNKVGNALLANIIAGGFTGPVFPVNGPARVEEEPEQPGSRRPGRPTTPSRRRSRERPPSVRGIRAYETVRDIPDPVDLAVVAVPASRVDDVLDDCLVKGVRTLVVVSSGFGDSGEEEGLENERRLVAQVREHGMRLVGPNALGVANNDAGIALNATLAPRIPATGRVGFFCQSGALGIAILDTAARRQIGLSTFVSAGNRADVSGNDLLQYWDSDASTDVILLYLESFGNPRKFSRISRRVSRAKPIIAVKSGKGAMSPVRAARSTANFDDQIARMMLEQAGVIQVDTIPELFDCAALFAYQPLPRGPRVRIIGNSSVLGSLAADHARNGGLEVVDNIDLGAGASEELFEDAVSAAMTDTGVDAIIVVFVPPVAVDADWHARALMAAANTPGADGAKPIVTTFLAVDGIPPGLTKPGPNGMPERGSIPSYASPERAAASLARAWQYAKWRMRPESVVHRAEGADPEAARMYVREAMDSDGQSSDRLLGQVESAKLLRWYGISVVPFREVRTMHEASAAARALGFPVAVKATSSKWRGRLDREGARLDLPDATAVVNAFAELSELTGDHVLHVQKMAQKGVGTVIRVRDDESFGSVISFGLSGRTFELLGDHGYRAIPLAELDARELIDEPRSAPLLSGYRGEEPADKEALVDLLLRISTLVDDIPEVREVLCDPILVSVDGASVLNAQIRVGPVPDRRDTGPRRLS comes from the coding sequence GTGACTGATCAGGACGTGTCGTCCACCCCAGAACGCTCCACGACCTCAGAACGCTCCACGACCCCAGAGCAACCCACGGCGCCGGGAGCACTGGCGGATCAACCCGAACCCCGCAGCGCCTGGGATTACCCGCGGCACTGGATCGCCGACGTGCTGGCCTCCGACGGCGGTGTCGTCCACCTACGGCCGATCGTGCCCGACGACGCCGACCGGATCGTCGCCTTCCACTCGAAGCTGTCCGAACGCACCCGTTACATGCGGTACTTCGGTCCGACGCCCACGCTGCCGCCGCGCGAGGTCGCGCGGATGACGACCGTCGACCACCAGCAGCGCGTCGCGATCGTGGCGGTCCTCGGCGGCGAGATCATCGCCGTCGGCATCTACGAGGGACTCGCCTTCGACGGCAAACCGGAGTCGGCCGAGGTCGCCTTCGTCGTCGCCGACGAACACCAGGGACGCGGTCTCGGCCCGATCCTCCTCGAACATCTCGCGGGTGCGGCCGCGGAGAACGGCTTCACCCGTTTCGAGGCCGAGGTGCTCAGCGAGAACCCGAACATGGTCGCCGTGTTCCGGGACGCGGGTTACCAACTCGCCCGCAGCTTCGACGGTTCGACGGTGCACGTGGAATTCCTGATCGACCCCACCGAGGCGCTGCTGTCGGTGCGCAACGCCCGCGAGAACGCGTCGGAGGCCCGTAGCGTCGCGAACCTGCTGCGCCCGACGTCGGTGGCGGTGATCGGCGCGTCGACCGATCCGAACAAGGTCGGAAACGCGTTGCTGGCCAACATCATCGCCGGCGGTTTCACCGGGCCGGTGTTCCCGGTGAACGGGCCCGCCCGCGTCGAGGAGGAGCCGGAGCAGCCGGGTTCACGGCGCCCCGGCCGCCCGACGACCCCGAGCCGGCGGCGTTCCCGCGAGCGGCCGCCGTCGGTCCGCGGCATCCGCGCCTACGAGACGGTGCGCGACATCCCGGATCCGGTCGACCTCGCAGTGGTCGCGGTCCCCGCGTCACGGGTCGACGACGTCCTCGACGACTGTCTGGTGAAAGGCGTGCGCACGCTCGTCGTCGTGTCGTCGGGCTTCGGTGACTCCGGCGAGGAGGAGGGGCTGGAGAACGAGCGGCGTCTCGTCGCGCAGGTCCGCGAACACGGCATGCGCCTCGTCGGCCCGAACGCACTGGGCGTGGCCAACAACGACGCCGGGATCGCCCTGAACGCCACGCTCGCGCCGCGCATCCCCGCGACCGGTCGGGTTGGGTTCTTCTGCCAGTCCGGCGCGCTGGGCATCGCGATCCTCGACACCGCCGCGCGGCGCCAGATCGGGTTGTCGACGTTCGTCTCGGCCGGCAACCGCGCCGACGTCTCCGGCAACGACCTGCTGCAGTACTGGGACAGTGACGCCTCGACCGACGTGATCCTGCTCTACCTGGAGAGTTTCGGTAACCCGCGCAAGTTCTCCCGCATCTCCCGGCGGGTGTCGCGGGCCAAGCCGATCATCGCGGTGAAGTCGGGCAAGGGCGCGATGAGCCCGGTGCGCGCCGCCCGGTCGACGGCCAACTTCGACGACCAGATCGCGCGCATGATGCTCGAGCAGGCCGGCGTCATCCAGGTCGACACGATCCCCGAACTGTTCGACTGCGCGGCGCTGTTCGCCTATCAACCGTTGCCGCGAGGACCCCGCGTCCGCATCATCGGCAACTCGTCGGTGCTCGGCAGCCTCGCCGCCGATCACGCGCGCAACGGCGGCCTCGAGGTGGTCGACAACATCGATCTCGGCGCGGGCGCGTCGGAGGAACTGTTCGAGGACGCCGTCTCGGCGGCGATGACCGACACCGGCGTCGACGCGATCATCGTCGTCTTCGTCCCACCGGTGGCCGTCGACGCCGACTGGCATGCCCGAGCCCTCATGGCGGCGGCCAACACACCCGGCGCCGACGGTGCCAAACCGATCGTCACCACGTTCCTCGCGGTGGACGGCATCCCGCCGGGTCTCACCAAACCCGGCCCCAACGGTATGCCCGAACGCGGGTCCATCCCGTCGTACGCCAGCCCGGAGCGGGCCGCGGCGTCACTCGCTCGTGCCTGGCAGTACGCCAAGTGGCGGATGCGGCCCGAGTCGGTGGTCCACCGGGCCGAGGGCGCCGACCCGGAGGCGGCCCGCATGTACGTCCGCGAGGCGATGGACTCCGACGGGCAATCGTCGGATCGTCTCCTCGGCCAGGTCGAGTCGGCGAAACTGCTGCGGTGGTACGGCATCTCGGTCGTCCCGTTCCGCGAGGTCAGGACGATGCACGAGGCGTCGGCGGCGGCCCGCGCACTCGGTTTCCCGGTGGCGGTGAAGGCCACCTCGTCCAAGTGGCGTGGACGCCTGGACCGGGAGGGCGCCCGACTCGACCTGCCCGACGCAACCGCGGTCGTCAACGCCTTCGCCGAACTGAGCGAACTCACCGGCGACCACGTTCTGCACGTCCAGAAGATGGCCCAGAAGGGGGTCGGCACGGTCATCCGCGTCCGCGACGACGAGTCCTTCGGATCGGTGATCTCGTTCGGGCTGTCCGGACGGACCTTCGAGCTGCTCGGCGACCACGGCTACCGCGCGATCCCGCTCGCCGAACTCGACGCGCGGGAACTGATCGACGAGCCGCGGTCGGCGCCGCTGCTGTCCGGATACCGGGGCGAGGAGCCGGCCGACAAGGAGGCGCTGGTCGACCTGCTGTTGCGGATCTCCACGCTGGTCGACGACATCCCCGAGGTGCGCGAGGTGCTGTGCGACCCGATCCTCGTCTCGGTCGACGGCGCGTCGGTGCTCAACGCCCAGATACGCGTCGGTCCGGTGCCCGACAGGCGGGACACCGGACCGAGACGATTGAGCTGA
- a CDS encoding DUF3099 domain-containing protein, which produces MGATGREPHGHDESSRRFGRSENSAVSADTFLITDAQDSLEAQQKARVRKYLIMMAFRVPALIIAGIAYSITGSGLLALAIVAISIPLPWMAVLIANDRPPRKRGEVPHYKYGADHDVIGPPALTRTEQQLDRGTVEGHVVDPDD; this is translated from the coding sequence ATGGGCGCGACCGGCCGTGAGCCGCACGGCCATGACGAGAGCTCGAGACGGTTCGGCAGGTCGGAGAACTCTGCGGTGTCCGCCGATACCTTCCTGATCACCGACGCGCAGGACTCGCTCGAAGCACAGCAGAAGGCTCGTGTTCGCAAGTACCTGATCATGATGGCGTTCCGCGTCCCCGCGCTGATCATCGCCGGCATCGCCTACTCGATCACCGGTTCCGGGCTCCTCGCGCTGGCCATCGTCGCCATCTCCATCCCGCTGCCGTGGATGGCGGTGCTGATCGCCAACGACCGCCCGCCCCGCAAGCGCGGTGAGGTCCCCCACTACAAGTACGGCGCCGACCACGACGTCATCGGCCCGCCCGCCCTGACGCGCACCGAACAGCAACTCGATCGGGGAACCGTCGAGGGGCACGTCGTCGATCCCGACGACTGA
- a CDS encoding DUF4192 domain-containing protein, which produces MPALPASSRSARGPIDPTTLLTAVPALLGFLPERSIIVVAFASDRGISATMRHDLALDDAGNPTRELESVLEGLGTITHSYGVEEVVAVVADDRYPADSAPYRRVLEIADRHFDAIGGVAAGFVLSAFDAGAAWSVVWCPDGQTWSVDVLDDRGGILDDPQTSPTAIAEAVRSGRRILTRRSEMRAMLEPVDGECSAARPGRDCDGCGSRAAVAPRRPLSDAQLLDLVIGSVADGRRPLPCSEIALLEQAVRRPRVRDAALALAVTDLRDHAESAWRELIRRLAGPGRAAAATLLAHLHYIGGEGAYAGVALDVALESDPEAKLAELLDGCLRSGVRPTRLWEMIDGSYATARELGVGMPEITRRAAG; this is translated from the coding sequence ATGCCAGCACTCCCCGCATCCTCCCGGTCCGCCCGTGGCCCCATCGATCCGACGACGCTCCTGACGGCGGTCCCCGCGCTGCTCGGCTTCCTTCCGGAGCGCTCGATCATCGTGGTCGCCTTCGCGTCCGACCGCGGTATCTCGGCCACCATGCGCCATGACCTCGCACTCGACGACGCGGGCAACCCGACCCGCGAGCTGGAGTCGGTGCTGGAAGGGCTCGGCACGATCACCCACTCGTACGGCGTCGAGGAGGTCGTGGCGGTCGTCGCCGACGACCGCTATCCGGCCGACAGCGCGCCGTACCGGCGTGTGCTGGAGATCGCCGACCGCCACTTCGACGCGATCGGGGGCGTCGCCGCCGGATTCGTCCTGTCCGCGTTCGATGCCGGTGCGGCGTGGTCGGTCGTCTGGTGTCCCGACGGACAGACCTGGTCGGTCGACGTCCTCGACGACCGGGGCGGGATCCTCGACGATCCGCAGACCTCCCCGACCGCGATCGCCGAGGCGGTGAGATCAGGCCGCCGGATCCTGACGCGCCGTTCGGAGATGAGAGCCATGCTCGAACCCGTCGACGGTGAGTGCAGCGCTGCCCGGCCGGGCCGGGACTGCGACGGCTGCGGCAGCCGGGCCGCGGTCGCGCCCCGCCGCCCGCTCTCCGACGCGCAACTGCTGGATCTGGTGATCGGTTCGGTCGCCGACGGTAGAAGGCCTCTGCCGTGTTCGGAGATCGCCCTCTTGGAGCAGGCCGTCCGACGACCCCGGGTACGCGACGCCGCACTCGCCCTCGCGGTCACCGACCTCCGCGACCACGCCGAGTCGGCCTGGCGGGAGCTCATCCGACGTCTCGCCGGGCCCGGACGGGCCGCCGCGGCGACGCTGCTGGCCCACCTGCACTACATCGGCGGGGAGGGGGCGTACGCCGGCGTCGCCCTCGACGTCGCCCTCGAATCCGACCCGGAAGCGAAGCTCGCCGAACTCCTCGACGGCTGCCTGCGCTCGGGAGTCCGGCCCACCAGACTGTGGGAGATGATCGACGGCTCCTACGCCACCGCCCGGGAACTGGGGGTCGGAATGCCAGAGATCACCCGGCGCGCCGCCGGGTGA
- a CDS encoding DUF3039 domain-containing protein — MATETIERPDLDELTDTETDERSDADATDGTDDDRPKFFHYVKKNKIAESAVMGSHVVALCGETFPVTRSAKPGSPVCPKCKKIYSKLRK, encoded by the coding sequence ATGGCAACTGAAACCATCGAACGCCCCGATCTCGACGAATTGACCGACACCGAGACCGACGAGCGGTCCGACGCCGACGCCACCGACGGTACGGACGACGATCGGCCCAAGTTCTTCCACTACGTCAAGAAGAACAAGATCGCGGAGAGCGCCGTGATGGGCAGCCATGTGGTTGCCCTCTGCGGCGAGACCTTCCCGGTGACCCGCTCGGCCAAGCCCGGTTCGCCGGTGTGCCCGAAGTGCAAGAAGATCTACAGCAAGCTGCGCAAGTAG
- a CDS encoding DEAD/DEAH box helicase, translating into MTSAEPSTSSTNASGTAAPNPGSLRAWQRRALTKYLTRKPKDFLAVATPGAGKTTFGLRVARELLDDRTVQQITVVAPTEHLKHQWAEAAARVGIALDSHFSNSAGQTSSDYHGVVLTYAQVAAHPTKHRVRTENRRTLVILDEIHHGGDAKSWGEAIREAFDDAERRLLLTGTPFRSDDSPIPFVVYEPEPGGNQRSKADHTYGYADALKDGVVRPVVFLAYSGEASWRTSAGEEFTARLGEPLSAEHTARAWRTALDPHGDWVPAVLTAAHTRLGQLRASGMPDAGGLVIATDQSTARDYAELLTAITGKQPTLVLSDDPKSSSRIAEFAASKDEWMIAVRMVSEGVDVPRLAVGVYATSSSTPLFFAQAIGRFVRSRRPGETASVFLPSVPVLLDLASQMEAQRDHVLGKPHRESDGLDDQLLIDANKQKDEPGEDEPAFQSLHADAELDQVIFDGASFGTSTFSGSDEESDYLGLPGLLDADQVRALLQKRQSEQVVARMSAPASEPTPAPADPGRAAGTTAENLHALRKELNTLVAMHHHRTGKPHGMVHNELRTSLGGPPTALATADQLKERIAALRTWR; encoded by the coding sequence GTGACGTCAGCCGAACCCTCCACCAGCAGTACCAACGCTTCGGGAACCGCCGCTCCCAACCCCGGATCGCTCCGTGCCTGGCAGCGTCGTGCGCTCACCAAGTACCTGACGCGCAAGCCGAAGGACTTCCTCGCGGTGGCGACGCCGGGTGCCGGTAAGACGACTTTCGGCCTGCGGGTCGCCCGCGAGCTCCTCGACGACCGGACCGTCCAGCAGATCACCGTCGTCGCGCCCACCGAGCACCTCAAGCACCAGTGGGCGGAGGCGGCCGCGCGCGTGGGCATCGCACTGGACTCGCACTTCTCCAACTCGGCCGGCCAGACCAGCTCCGACTACCACGGCGTGGTCCTCACCTACGCCCAGGTGGCCGCACACCCGACCAAGCACCGCGTCCGCACCGAGAACCGGCGCACGCTCGTGATCCTGGACGAGATCCACCACGGCGGTGACGCCAAGTCGTGGGGTGAGGCCATTCGCGAGGCCTTCGACGATGCCGAACGCCGCCTGCTGCTCACCGGTACGCCGTTCCGCTCCGACGATTCGCCGATCCCGTTCGTCGTCTACGAACCCGAACCCGGCGGCAACCAGCGTTCCAAGGCCGATCACACCTACGGCTATGCCGACGCACTCAAGGACGGCGTCGTCCGTCCGGTGGTGTTCCTCGCGTACTCCGGTGAGGCGAGCTGGCGGACCAGCGCCGGCGAGGAGTTCACCGCGCGTCTCGGTGAGCCGTTGTCGGCCGAACACACCGCCCGTGCCTGGCGAACCGCCCTCGACCCCCACGGCGACTGGGTTCCGGCGGTCCTCACCGCCGCGCACACCCGGCTCGGCCAGCTGCGTGCCAGCGGCATGCCGGACGCCGGCGGCCTGGTCATCGCGACCGACCAGTCGACGGCCCGTGACTACGCCGAGCTGCTCACCGCCATCACCGGCAAACAGCCGACGCTGGTCCTCTCCGACGACCCCAAGTCGTCGTCGCGGATCGCCGAGTTCGCCGCGTCGAAGGACGAGTGGATGATCGCGGTGCGCATGGTGTCCGAGGGCGTCGACGTGCCGCGCCTCGCGGTCGGCGTCTACGCCACCAGTTCGTCGACGCCGCTGTTCTTCGCGCAGGCCATCGGTCGCTTCGTGCGTTCGCGACGCCCCGGCGAGACCGCGAGCGTGTTCCTGCCGTCCGTCCCGGTGCTGCTCGACCTCGCGAGCCAGATGGAGGCCCAGCGCGACCACGTCCTCGGCAAGCCGCATCGCGAGAGTGACGGTCTCGACGACCAACTGCTCATCGACGCGAACAAGCAGAAGGACGAACCGGGGGAGGACGAGCCCGCGTTCCAGTCGCTGCACGCCGACGCCGAACTCGACCAGGTCATCTTCGACGGCGCGTCGTTCGGCACGTCGACCTTCTCCGGCAGTGACGAGGAATCGGACTATCTCGGTCTGCCGGGTCTCCTCGACGCCGACCAGGTGCGCGCGCTCCTCCAGAAGCGTCAGTCCGAGCAGGTCGTGGCCCGGATGTCGGCCCCGGCGTCGGAGCCCACGCCCGCACCCGCCGATCCGGGGCGCGCTGCCGGCACCACCGCGGAGAACCTCCACGCGCTGCGCAAGGAACTCAACACACTGGTCGCCATGCATCACCACCGCACCGGGAAGCCGCACGGCATGGTGCACAACGAGCTGCGGACCAGTCTGGGCGGGCCGCCGACGGCGCTGGCGACCGCCGACCAGCTCAAGGAACGCATCGCCGCGCTGCGGACATGGCGCTGA
- a CDS encoding acetoin utilization protein AcuC, which produces MTDTSATAVIWSEDFLSYRWAHTHPMNPVRLALTMTLAQSLGVLDEVETVPPQAIDDDALTVVHSRDYVDAVRAVGSGTASLSGPLLERLFGLGDADNPVFAGMHEAARLLVGGTLAAAQTVASGAATRAVNIGGGMHHAMRARAAGFCIYNDCAIAIRYLLDKGFDRIAYIDVDAHHGDGVQVEFAADPRVMTVSLHQHPATLWPGTGWPTEVGDGDAQGSAVNLALMPNTEDRLWLRAFHAVVPSLIAEFKPQIIISQCGADSHRADPLTDLSLTVDGQRAAMIAMRDLADKYCEGRWIAVGGGGYGVVNVVPRSWTHLLGVALGREVDVTAKIDESWCATAEQISTQVHSDYARPPVDVMGDGGDVDYQPWDGDAGQEPLEGVSATAQRQTDRAILATRRAVYPLHGLDPEDPRD; this is translated from the coding sequence GTGACCGACACTTCCGCGACGGCCGTCATCTGGAGCGAGGACTTCCTGTCCTACCGGTGGGCCCACACCCACCCGATGAACCCCGTGAGGCTCGCGCTGACGATGACCCTCGCCCAGAGCCTCGGGGTGCTCGACGAGGTCGAGACCGTCCCGCCGCAGGCCATCGACGACGACGCGCTCACCGTCGTCCACTCGCGCGACTACGTCGATGCCGTCCGCGCGGTCGGTTCCGGGACGGCATCGCTGTCGGGTCCGCTCCTCGAGCGGTTGTTCGGGCTCGGCGACGCCGACAACCCGGTCTTCGCCGGGATGCACGAGGCCGCCCGACTCCTCGTCGGCGGCACTCTCGCGGCCGCCCAGACCGTCGCCTCCGGGGCCGCGACCCGCGCGGTCAACATCGGCGGCGGCATGCACCACGCGATGCGGGCGCGGGCGGCGGGATTCTGCATCTACAACGACTGCGCGATCGCGATCAGGTACCTGCTGGACAAGGGATTCGACCGGATCGCCTACATCGACGTCGACGCCCACCACGGCGACGGGGTGCAGGTCGAGTTCGCGGCGGACCCGCGCGTGATGACGGTCTCGCTGCACCAGCATCCGGCGACGCTGTGGCCGGGGACCGGATGGCCCACCGAGGTCGGCGACGGCGACGCGCAGGGGAGTGCGGTCAACCTCGCGCTGATGCCCAACACCGAGGATCGACTGTGGCTGCGGGCCTTCCACGCGGTCGTGCCGTCGCTGATCGCCGAGTTCAAACCGCAGATCATCATCAGTCAGTGTGGTGCCGACAGCCACCGTGCGGACCCGCTCACCGACCTGTCGCTCACCGTCGACGGCCAGCGCGCCGCGATGATCGCGATGCGTGATCTTGCCGACAAATACTGCGAGGGACGCTGGATCGCCGTCGGCGGCGGCGGGTACGGCGTCGTCAACGTGGTGCCGCGGAGCTGGACCCACCTGCTCGGGGTCGCACTCGGCCGGGAGGTCGACGTCACCGCGAAGATCGACGAATCCTGGTGCGCGACAGCCGAACAGATCTCGACGCAAGTGCATTCGGATTATGCCCGGCCGCCGGTCGACGTGATGGGCGACGGCGGTGACGTCGACTATCAGCCGTGGGACGGCGACGCCGGCCAGGAGCCGCTCGAGGGAGTGAGCGCAACCGCCCAGCGACAGACCGATCGCGCGATCCTCGCGACCCGTCGCGCGGTGTACCCTCTGCACGGTCTCGACCCGGAGGATCCCCGTGACTGA
- a CDS encoding metal-dependent transcriptional regulator, translated as MNDLVDTTEMYLRTIYDLEEEGIVPLRARIAERLDQSGPTVSQTVARMERDGLLRVAGDRHLELTERGRSLAVAVMRKHRLAERLLVDVIGMPWDQVHEEACRWEHVMSENVERRLLAVLEYPTTSPYGNPIPGLELLGVEVPGTDDGATRLADLPAGDTIAVIVRRLSEHAQSDVGLISQLREAGVVPNARVTVTNAAGTITINTPGHDGLELSADMAHSVFVEKVVEKV; from the coding sequence GTGAACGATCTGGTTGACACCACCGAGATGTATCTGCGGACGATCTACGACCTCGAGGAGGAAGGGATCGTGCCGCTCCGGGCACGGATCGCCGAACGTCTGGACCAAAGCGGCCCGACCGTATCCCAGACCGTCGCCCGGATGGAGCGCGACGGACTGCTGCGCGTCGCAGGCGACCGCCACCTCGAACTCACCGAACGCGGCCGCTCGCTGGCCGTCGCGGTGATGCGCAAGCACCGTCTGGCCGAGCGGCTCCTCGTCGACGTGATCGGCATGCCCTGGGATCAGGTCCATGAGGAGGCCTGCCGCTGGGAGCACGTCATGAGCGAGAACGTCGAGCGTCGTCTGCTCGCCGTGCTCGAGTACCCGACGACCTCGCCGTACGGCAACCCGATCCCGGGTCTTGAGCTGCTCGGGGTCGAGGTGCCCGGGACCGACGACGGCGCGACCCGCCTTGCCGACCTGCCGGCGGGTGACACCATCGCGGTCATCGTGCGGCGGCTCTCCGAGCACGCACAGTCCGACGTGGGGCTCATCTCGCAGCTGCGGGAGGCAGGCGTGGTGCCGAACGCGCGTGTGACGGTGACCAACGCCGCCGGCACCATCACGATCAACACGCCCGGACACGACGGTCTGGAGCTCTCCGCGGACATGGCACATTCGGTGTTCGTCGAGAAGGTCGTCGAGAAGGTCTGA
- a CDS encoding sigma-70 family RNA polymerase sigma factor codes for MTEQDLDAQSPAADLVRVYLNGIGRTALLNAEQEVELAKQIEAGLYAKHVLATKKRLSATKKRDLATIVREGEAARAHLLEANLRLVVSLAKRYTGRGMPLLDLIQEGNLGLIRAMEKFDYAKGFKFSTYATWWIRQAITRGMADQSRTIRLPVHLVEQVNKLARIKRELHQQLGREATDDELANESGIPAEKIADLLDHSRDPVSLDMPVGSDEEAPLGDFIEDAEATSAENAVIAGLLHSDIRAVLATLDEREQQVIRMRYGLDDGQPRTLDQIGRMFGLSRERVRQIEREVMGKLRQGDRAERLRAYAS; via the coding sequence ATGACGGAGCAGGATCTCGACGCCCAGTCGCCGGCCGCGGACCTCGTCCGCGTGTACCTCAACGGGATCGGACGCACCGCTCTCCTCAACGCAGAGCAGGAGGTCGAGCTCGCCAAGCAGATCGAGGCCGGCCTCTACGCCAAACACGTCCTGGCTACCAAGAAGCGGCTCTCGGCCACCAAGAAGCGCGACCTCGCGACGATCGTCCGCGAGGGTGAGGCCGCACGGGCCCACCTTCTCGAGGCGAACCTCCGTCTCGTCGTCTCGCTGGCCAAGCGCTACACCGGCCGCGGAATGCCCCTCCTCGACCTCATCCAGGAGGGCAACCTGGGCCTGATCCGCGCCATGGAGAAGTTCGACTACGCCAAGGGCTTCAAGTTCTCGACGTACGCGACGTGGTGGATTCGTCAGGCCATCACCCGCGGCATGGCCGACCAGAGCCGCACGATCCGGCTCCCCGTCCATCTCGTCGAGCAGGTGAACAAGCTCGCCCGGATCAAGCGTGAGCTCCATCAGCAGCTCGGTCGCGAGGCCACCGACGACGAACTGGCCAACGAGTCGGGCATCCCGGCCGAGAAGATCGCCGATCTCCTCGACCACAGCCGCGACCCGGTGAGCCTGGACATGCCGGTCGGCAGCGACGAGGAGGCACCGCTCGGCGACTTCATCGAGGACGCCGAGGCCACCTCTGCCGAGAACGCCGTCATCGCCGGTCTTCTCCACTCCGACATCCGCGCGGTCCTCGCGACCCTCGACGAGCGTGAGCAGCAGGTCATCCGGATGCGCTACGGCCTCGACGACGGCCAGCCGCGCACCCTCGACCAGATCGGCCGCATGTTCGGACTGTCACGCGAGCGCGTTCGTCAGATCGAGCGCGAGGTCATGGGCAAGCTGCGTCAGGGCGATCGTGCCGAGCGCCTGCGCGCCTACGCCAGCTGA